From Candidatus Dependentiae bacterium, one genomic window encodes:
- a CDS encoding NUDIX domain-containing protein, with protein MIRQFSAGLVLYYDCDGKPENREFLLLHYATGHWDFAKGKIEKGETKHQAALRELDEETGLTADVFPGFEEQFSYWFRDQDGQLINKTVYFFVACTNQKDVALSHEHIGFDWLPYEAALERLTYKNAQDMLRKVKMFLEE; from the coding sequence ATGATAAGGCAATTTTCTGCAGGACTTGTATTATATTATGATTGTGATGGGAAACCGGAAAATCGTGAGTTTTTACTTTTACATTATGCAACAGGACATTGGGATTTTGCCAAAGGTAAAATTGAAAAAGGGGAAACAAAGCATCAAGCGGCATTGCGTGAACTTGATGAAGAAACGGGATTAACGGCCGATGTTTTTCCCGGTTTTGAAGAACAGTTTTCTTATTGGTTTCGTGATCAAGATGGTCAATTAATCAATAAAACGGTTTACTTTTTTGTTGCATGTACCAATCAAAAAGATGTTGCTCTTTCACATGAGCATATCGGATTTGATTGGTTGCCATATGAAGCAGCACTGGAACGATTAACCTATAAAAATGCACAAGATATGCTTAGAAAAGTAAAGATGTTTTTAGAGGAATAG
- the murJ gene encoding murein biosynthesis integral membrane protein MurJ, with translation MKNALSKQSIIKKTIQVGGSTLGSRFLGIIREVLMVRYLGAGAGADAFITAWKIPNSLRKIFAEGALSAAFIPTLVKLVKDGKKEDANGLMSMAFLVFEGIVLALCALIIVKAPLVVWFMAPGFSSEQIASTVPYLRILMPFIFFISSSALLAGALQAVNHFFVPAFSPILLNIVFISSLIICLSNQFPVEYLCFFILCGGLLQFLWHVVTFLKLHFSFGAITESVKSIFGGVFLKFCNCLVSMSVMEVSLIIDTQFASLLPAGSVAMLYYANRFMGIPLGVFVTAFSTILLPHFSRVVTYAPKRLSFYLLEAAKLIFWVTVPVTFLMIFFAEDIFATIFLSDKFPIEKVQQASIVLIAFISGLFFFSLNRILLNLYYALHNTRVPAVVSVIATLVNVGLNFLFIHTLKAPGLALATVVSAMIQTGLYALYLYKYMHFTFYCAEFAKFIGRYSMQLLITGSLFLITYYTLHKAILIMLPSSVAYFFLHKIGFWLWVGPLCLVAFAALYSFRKFFRVRVYFLD, from the coding sequence ATGAAAAATGCACTTTCAAAACAATCTATTATAAAAAAAACAATTCAAGTCGGTGGTTCTACCCTGGGCAGTAGGTTTTTGGGGATAATACGTGAAGTGTTAATGGTGCGCTATTTGGGCGCAGGAGCAGGAGCAGATGCTTTTATCACGGCTTGGAAGATTCCTAATTCATTGCGTAAAATATTTGCTGAAGGGGCGCTTTCTGCCGCATTTATCCCAACTTTGGTTAAATTGGTCAAAGATGGAAAAAAAGAAGATGCAAATGGCCTTATGTCGATGGCATTCTTAGTGTTTGAAGGTATTGTTTTAGCATTGTGTGCATTGATAATTGTAAAAGCACCTTTAGTGGTTTGGTTTATGGCGCCGGGATTTTCATCTGAACAAATTGCTAGTACGGTGCCTTATTTGCGTATTTTGATGCCATTTATATTTTTTATTTCCAGTAGTGCGTTATTGGCTGGGGCATTGCAGGCGGTGAATCATTTTTTTGTGCCGGCTTTTTCTCCTATTTTATTAAATATTGTTTTTATCAGTTCATTGATCATTTGTTTGTCGAATCAGTTTCCGGTTGAATATCTCTGCTTTTTTATTTTATGCGGCGGATTACTACAGTTTTTATGGCATGTGGTCACTTTTTTAAAATTGCATTTTTCATTTGGGGCCATTACAGAAAGTGTTAAATCTATCTTTGGGGGTGTTTTCCTAAAGTTTTGTAATTGTCTTGTGAGCATGAGTGTTATGGAGGTGAGTTTGATCATTGATACACAGTTTGCATCTTTGTTGCCTGCAGGTTCGGTTGCGATGCTTTATTATGCAAATCGATTCATGGGGATTCCTCTGGGTGTGTTTGTGACCGCATTTTCTACCATTTTATTGCCTCATTTTTCTCGCGTGGTTACCTATGCGCCAAAACGATTAAGTTTTTATTTATTGGAAGCTGCAAAGTTGATTTTTTGGGTAACAGTACCGGTGACTTTTTTGATGATATTTTTTGCAGAAGATATTTTTGCTACTATATTTTTGTCTGACAAGTTTCCTATCGAGAAGGTGCAACAGGCGAGTATTGTGTTGATAGCATTTATTAGTGGTCTTTTTTTCTTCTCATTGAATCGTATTTTATTGAATCTCTATTATGCCCTGCATAATACGCGTGTGCCTGCAGTAGTTTCAGTTATTGCGACATTAGTTAATGTTGGGCTAAACTTTCTCTTTATTCATACACTCAAAGCGCCGGGTCTTGCATTGGCTACTGTTGTTTCTGCTATGATACAAACAGGGCTTTATGCATTATATTTATATAAATATATGCATTTCACCTTTTATTGTGCAGAATTCGCGAAATTTATAGGGCGATATAGTATGCAGTTATTGATTACGGGTTCATTGTTTTTAATAACATATTATACATTGCATAAGGCTATATTAATCATGTTGCCATCTTCTGTTGCATATTTCTTTTTGCACAAAATCGGTTTTTGGTTGTGGGTTGGTCCACTATGTCTTGTGGCATTTGCTGCATTATATAGTTTTAGGAAGTTTTTTAGGGTTAGGGTCTATTTTTTGGATTAA
- a CDS encoding RNA-binding protein yields the protein MKNIYVGNLPFATTQDQLEELFAQYGEVQSARIIMDRETGRSRGFAFVQMASDSDADQAISTLNDSDFNGKSLRVNEARPREDRPRTGGGNRGGFGGSRGGYGNNDGGRRF from the coding sequence ATGAAAAATATTTATGTTGGAAACCTTCCATTTGCTACAACTCAAGACCAATTAGAAGAACTTTTTGCTCAATATGGCGAAGTTCAATCAGCTCGCATTATCATGGACAGAGAAACTGGCCGTTCACGCGGTTTCGCTTTTGTTCAAATGGCTAGCGACAGCGATGCAGATCAAGCAATTTCAACTTTGAACGATTCTGATTTTAACGGTAAAAGCTTACGTGTAAACGAAGCTCGTCCACGCGAAGATCGTCCTCGCACAGGTGGCGGAAACCGTGGTGGCTTCGGTGGAAGCCGTGGCGGATACGGCAACAACGATGGTGGCCGCAGATTTTAG
- a CDS encoding ABC transporter ATP-binding protein produces MNNMLLRADDIKKIFRTHQGTLDVLCGVNYTFRSGHSYAITGASGTGKSTLLHILAGLTEPTQGTIFINEQNIALFDVFAREQFLNSTIGLLFQMPYLIKELTVLENVMTKGLIAGQEVEQCKKEALLLLEKMGLPDKAYEKPPVLSGGQQQRVALARALFAKPSFLLADEPTGNLDTKTGRVIMDLLLESQKAWGMGIIISTHDQSVAQRVEQQLKLESGELKKV; encoded by the coding sequence ATGAATAATATGTTATTGCGAGCAGACGATATAAAAAAAATATTCAGAACGCATCAGGGAACATTAGATGTACTTTGTGGAGTGAATTATACATTTCGATCGGGGCATTCCTATGCAATTACGGGTGCTTCAGGTACGGGGAAATCTACTCTGTTGCATATTCTAGCCGGTTTAACTGAACCAACACAGGGTACAATTTTTATTAATGAACAAAATATTGCGTTATTTGATGTTTTTGCGCGTGAACAGTTTTTAAATTCTACGATAGGACTGTTGTTTCAGATGCCTTATTTGATAAAAGAGCTTACGGTGCTTGAGAATGTGATGACAAAAGGATTAATTGCAGGCCAAGAGGTTGAGCAATGTAAAAAAGAAGCATTGCTGTTACTGGAAAAAATGGGATTGCCGGATAAAGCATACGAAAAACCACCGGTTTTATCCGGAGGTCAGCAGCAACGTGTCGCATTAGCGCGTGCATTATTTGCAAAACCTTCTTTTTTATTGGCGGATGAACCTACCGGTAATTTGGATACCAAAACGGGTCGGGTGATTATGGATTTATTATTAGAGAGTCAAAAAGCATGGGGTATGGGTATTATTATTAGTACACATGACCAATCTGTTGCACAGCGTGTGGAGCAGCAATTAAAGCTTGAGAGTGGCGAATTAAAAAAGGTATAG
- the lon gene encoding endopeptidase La, with protein MKTVLNQKIRETIPEILPVIPTMDVVVFPQMIVPLLVLDEKIIKGINQTMNESKMVFLLASKKQVDNQAAIGTDDLYQTGTIASIMRLIKLPEGGIKILVQGICKAQAQDLMTEDDGLHAQVESVSMVHDSDHIIDAHVKNIKMLTEKMASTGQGFSPDFHIILSKMNDPEKIADFVLSHLNLKVEDAQHLLEQEQLSNFLEGIYLQLENELEAAEIQERVRNNARESMNKSQKEFYLREQLRAIKEELGEDDAEEIDAMHMKLAQLKASEEVKSEVKRQVNRLERTAPDSMEAAVIRTYLEWIFALPWNTCTEDNLDLEHAKKVLDEDHFGLKEIKDRILDFISIRNLKKDGYAPILCFVGPPGTGKTSLGKSIARSLNKNYMRISLGGVRDEAEIRGHRRTYVGAMPGRFIQALRKSKSMNPVIIIDELDKIGADFRGDPSAAMLEVLDPQQNKTFYDNYLGIPFDLSNIMFIATANSIDTISAPLRDRMEIIELSGYTLPEKVNIAQRHLVRKAIEDTGLADKDIKLDDKIIEHITQNYTRESGVRQLERTIRKLCSKLTRSFVENKTIPLVDCTNVDTYLGPRIFLDDDICRVNQVGITNGLAWTMYGGEMLKIEAVLMPGKGKLMLTGQLGNVMKESAQAAMTYARVHASEFDIDKKIFTDYDLHIHVPAGAVPKDGPSAGITMLTSILSVLTNRFIDANCAMTGELNLCGDIMPIGGVKEKILAAKRNKVSRVILPYQNKNDLVGIEDIAQDIDVIWVRHANEVLSTVLLNINEKVPRAA; from the coding sequence ATGAAAACAGTCTTAAACCAGAAAATACGTGAAACAATTCCGGAAATACTCCCAGTAATTCCAACAATGGATGTTGTTGTATTTCCTCAAATGATTGTTCCACTATTAGTCCTTGATGAAAAAATCATCAAAGGCATTAATCAAACAATGAATGAATCCAAAATGGTATTCTTGTTAGCTTCAAAAAAACAGGTTGATAATCAAGCGGCCATCGGCACCGATGACCTTTATCAAACTGGCACCATTGCATCAATAATGCGACTCATAAAACTTCCTGAGGGTGGCATAAAAATACTGGTACAAGGTATTTGCAAAGCGCAAGCACAAGATTTAATGACCGAAGATGATGGCCTGCATGCACAAGTAGAATCGGTCTCAATGGTTCATGATAGTGATCATATTATCGACGCACATGTTAAAAACATAAAAATGCTCACCGAAAAAATGGCCTCTACCGGTCAAGGATTCAGTCCGGATTTTCATATCATTCTATCAAAAATGAATGACCCGGAAAAAATTGCTGACTTTGTATTATCTCATCTCAACTTAAAAGTTGAAGATGCGCAACATTTGCTTGAACAAGAACAGTTGTCTAACTTTCTAGAAGGCATTTATCTGCAACTGGAAAATGAACTTGAAGCAGCAGAAATTCAAGAACGTGTACGCAATAACGCACGCGAATCTATGAATAAATCACAGAAAGAGTTTTATCTGCGTGAACAACTTCGTGCAATAAAAGAAGAGCTCGGCGAAGATGATGCTGAAGAAATAGATGCAATGCACATGAAATTGGCACAGCTAAAAGCATCTGAAGAGGTTAAATCTGAAGTAAAACGTCAAGTTAATCGACTTGAACGCACAGCACCCGATTCGATGGAAGCAGCAGTTATTCGCACCTATTTGGAATGGATTTTTGCATTACCATGGAACACATGTACCGAGGACAATTTAGATCTTGAACATGCAAAAAAAGTGCTGGATGAGGATCACTTTGGACTAAAAGAAATCAAAGATAGAATATTAGACTTCATATCGATACGTAACTTAAAGAAAGATGGCTATGCACCTATTTTATGCTTTGTTGGTCCTCCCGGTACCGGCAAAACATCGCTTGGCAAATCAATTGCACGCAGTTTAAATAAAAATTACATGCGGATTTCATTAGGTGGCGTTCGTGATGAAGCTGAAATTCGTGGGCACAGGCGCACCTATGTTGGTGCAATGCCGGGACGCTTTATACAAGCATTACGTAAATCAAAATCGATGAATCCGGTTATAATAATTGATGAACTTGATAAAATTGGTGCAGATTTTCGCGGAGATCCTTCAGCAGCTATGCTTGAAGTGCTTGATCCACAACAAAATAAAACATTTTATGATAACTATCTAGGCATTCCATTTGATTTATCAAACATTATGTTTATCGCAACCGCAAACTCAATCGATACCATTTCCGCTCCTTTACGTGATCGTATGGAAATTATTGAACTTTCCGGATACACCTTGCCCGAAAAAGTAAACATTGCACAACGTCATTTAGTTCGAAAAGCAATTGAAGATACAGGACTTGCAGATAAAGATATAAAACTGGATGACAAGATTATCGAGCATATTACACAAAACTACACCCGTGAATCCGGCGTTCGTCAATTAGAGCGTACCATACGTAAATTATGTTCAAAACTGACTCGTTCGTTTGTTGAAAACAAAACTATACCATTAGTCGATTGTACAAACGTAGATACCTACTTGGGGCCACGTATATTCCTTGATGACGACATTTGTCGTGTAAATCAAGTTGGTATCACCAATGGACTTGCATGGACAATGTATGGCGGAGAAATGCTCAAAATTGAAGCTGTATTGATGCCGGGAAAAGGTAAATTGATGTTAACCGGTCAGCTAGGCAATGTGATGAAAGAATCAGCACAAGCGGCTATGACCTATGCACGTGTGCATGCTAGTGAATTCGATATCGATAAAAAGATATTTACCGATTACGATTTACATATTCATGTCCCTGCCGGTGCAGTGCCAAAAGATGGCCCTTCTGCAGGCATTACTATGCTCACTTCAATTTTATCCGTACTCACTAACCGATTCATTGACGCTAATTGTGCAATGACCGGCGAGCTGAATTTGTGTGGTGACATCATGCCAATTGGCGGCGTGAAAGAAAAAATATTGGCTGCAAAGCGCAATAAAGTTTCACGTGTTATTTTACCCTATCAAAACAAAAATGACCTTGTCGGTATCGAAGATATTGCACAAGACATTGACGTTATTTGGGTCCGCCATGCAAATGAAGTATTAAGCACCGTATTGTTGAATATAAATGAGAAGGTTCCACGAGCTGCATGA
- a CDS encoding carbohydrate kinase family protein, with protein sequence MKIITIGGATTDIFIQTKHTSELNFATSYEQRSFLLFEEGSKIDANTLHFHTGGGATNSAVSFKKLDFDVTTFFKVGDDKPSEFIMQRLADIGINTQYIKQSDEYITGHSFIFPSKSGDRTVLSYRGANAHLHESEIPQVIKQFGNVYITSLSGDSAHMLLPITRLAKMHSGLVATNPGTSQLTSGTQTMYESLPNIDIFILNSDEACSFMLSMIEQDIELHQKILNTKVTQRDETLPELLQAPISYQTVYFDIRLFFEQVLSRGPKIVVVTNGAEGVYVATQDGIIFHPSLPTKIVNTLGAGDAFGSCFVAKYIEGANIKEAMLYGIINASSVISHLDAKSGLLTNHELEKRFEHVDKDSFQEFDLNV encoded by the coding sequence ATGAAAATAATAACTATTGGCGGTGCAACGACTGATATATTTATACAAACCAAGCACACCTCAGAACTTAACTTTGCAACATCTTATGAACAAAGATCCTTCCTCTTGTTTGAGGAAGGATCTAAAATAGATGCCAACACATTGCACTTTCACACCGGTGGCGGTGCAACCAATAGCGCTGTTTCATTTAAGAAATTAGATTTTGATGTCACTACATTTTTTAAAGTTGGTGATGATAAACCTTCTGAATTCATTATGCAACGTCTCGCAGATATAGGTATCAATACACAATACATCAAACAGTCTGATGAATATATAACCGGACATTCGTTTATATTCCCATCAAAAAGTGGTGACCGTACCGTCTTATCTTATAGAGGTGCAAATGCACATCTGCATGAAAGTGAAATCCCACAAGTAATTAAACAATTTGGCAATGTCTATATCACATCACTTTCAGGCGATTCGGCTCATATGTTATTACCAATTACACGCTTGGCAAAAATGCATAGCGGTTTGGTTGCTACAAATCCGGGCACAAGTCAATTAACTTCAGGCACACAAACAATGTATGAATCATTGCCTAACATTGATATTTTTATCTTAAATAGTGATGAGGCATGTAGTTTTATGCTTTCAATGATTGAACAAGACATCGAGTTACATCAAAAAATATTAAATACAAAAGTCACTCAACGTGATGAAACGTTACCTGAACTCTTACAAGCACCAATTTCATATCAAACGGTCTACTTTGATATTCGCCTTTTTTTTGAACAAGTTCTTTCTCGCGGGCCAAAAATTGTGGTGGTAACCAATGGCGCCGAAGGAGTATATGTTGCAACACAAGATGGCATTATATTTCATCCGAGCTTGCCAACAAAAATCGTCAACACACTTGGTGCAGGTGATGCATTCGGTTCATGCTTTGTTGCCAAATATATTGAAGGTGCAAACATTAAAGAGGCCATGCTTTATGGCATTATCAATGCATCATCAGTAATCAGCCATTTGGATGCAAAAAGCGGGCTGCTTACCAATCATGAACTGGAAAAACGCTTTGAACATGTCGACAAAGATTCTTTTCAAGAATTTGATTTAAATGTATAA
- a CDS encoding ankyrin repeat domain-containing protein, translating into MEKRFNNFIHILIALFSTCLHAADECLIKADKELHLLARCREAKSTLLPPEIEALLKEGVDPNMPNARVCRKKFLGSPLCEAAYFGNAKLANLLLQYAARPNLIFKTEKHWKTPIHLAARARCKNGRYGQVVHALLACKANLNAGGTRRLRYTPLQLALMQKQMHKKHRKTIIDLLSSGSAELNKAVGRNKTTALHIAVRLNDVQSVKLLLAKEADREIKNAAGKTAEDLAIDSNNIHLATAVVFS; encoded by the coding sequence GTGGAAAAAAGGTTTAATAACTTTATTCATATTTTAATAGCATTGTTTTCAACTTGTTTACATGCAGCAGATGAATGCTTGATAAAGGCAGATAAAGAGCTGCACTTACTCGCACGGTGCAGGGAGGCAAAATCAACATTGTTGCCCCCTGAGATTGAAGCATTACTTAAAGAGGGTGTTGATCCAAATATGCCCAATGCGCGTGTATGCAGAAAGAAATTTTTAGGTAGTCCATTGTGTGAAGCTGCATATTTTGGTAATGCGAAGTTGGCTAATTTGCTTTTGCAATACGCAGCTCGTCCTAATTTAATATTCAAGACCGAAAAACACTGGAAAACTCCTATACATTTAGCCGCACGTGCACGATGTAAAAATGGGCGATATGGCCAGGTTGTGCATGCTTTATTAGCTTGCAAAGCGAATTTGAATGCGGGAGGGACAAGGAGGCTGAGGTATACTCCTTTACAATTAGCCTTAATGCAAAAGCAGATGCATAAAAAGCATAGAAAAACTATAATTGATCTACTGTCTTCCGGGTCGGCTGAGTTGAATAAAGCTGTAGGACGGAATAAAACTACAGCATTGCATATTGCCGTTAGATTAAATGATGTTCAATCAGTTAAGCTGTTACTTGCAAAAGAAGCTGATCGCGAGATTAAAAATGCAGCAGGCAAAACGGCAGAGGATTTAGCTATAGATTCGAACAATATTCATCTCGCTACCGCAGTGGTTTTTAGTTAA
- a CDS encoding ankyrin repeat domain-containing protein yields MKKYFIASLLPIFSLYSVDGPVRKKRAPAYERKQQKRVRDQQEQQRKNQLALMKYTHTDINKNMPLIRGLFEFGNNTDPNIGMLNEKQRKEFGGSPLHNAARAGNLEVVQLLLGKGAIVIQALPTKRNKKNNNYEYNTPLHEAVRGHQKDGDYLAVIKALRDAGANVNCGGVRNKYIPLTPLMVCVLQIKPSMEVLEELLSFESIDLNRQSKDKGQTALHIAVVKDYTKIIHRLIDEGADSTVQDKFHRTAKDLIEKRKLDIQNKTSKKRDKDRKKRGKKV; encoded by the coding sequence ATGAAAAAATATTTTATAGCAAGTTTACTCCCAATTTTTAGTTTATATAGTGTCGATGGTCCGGTGCGTAAAAAAAGAGCTCCTGCATATGAGCGCAAACAACAAAAAAGGGTGAGAGACCAACAAGAACAACAAAGGAAGAATCAGCTTGCGCTTATGAAATATACGCATACTGATATTAATAAAAATATGCCGCTGATTAGAGGACTTTTTGAGTTTGGAAATAATACTGATCCAAATATTGGGATGTTAAATGAAAAACAAAGGAAAGAGTTTGGCGGTTCCCCTTTGCATAATGCAGCTCGCGCAGGAAATCTTGAAGTTGTACAATTATTACTTGGTAAAGGCGCGATTGTAATACAAGCATTACCAACAAAGCGGAACAAAAAAAACAACAACTATGAATATAATACGCCATTGCATGAAGCTGTCAGAGGTCATCAAAAAGACGGTGATTATCTTGCTGTAATCAAGGCTTTACGTGATGCCGGTGCAAATGTTAATTGTGGTGGAGTACGTAACAAATACATTCCCTTGACCCCTTTAATGGTTTGTGTTTTGCAAATAAAACCAAGTATGGAAGTTTTAGAAGAACTGCTTTCATTTGAAAGTATTGATCTTAATAGACAGTCAAAGGATAAAGGGCAAACAGCATTGCATATTGCAGTGGTAAAAGATTACACTAAAATTATTCACCGATTGATCGATGAGGGAGCTGACTCAACTGTTCAAGATAAATTCCACAGAACAGCTAAAGATTTGATTGAAAAAAGAAAATTAGATATACAAAATAAAACATCAAAAAAAAGAGATAAAGATAGGAAAAAACGTGGAAAAAAGGTTTAA
- the atpD gene encoding F0F1 ATP synthase subunit beta: MSNSKSQTHQGTVLRVSGTIIDVQFDHEHTPNIHNELIINFPKHNRQASIEVEQQLGDGIVRCIAIENIHNISRGMEVIDTGHPIEVPVGNQVLGRIFNVLGKTIDDKPPLKTDKKWSIYRETPALIEQKISDQVQETGIKVIDIMVPYVKGFKIGLFGGAGVGKTILVQEFIRNIATEHGGVSVFTGIGERTREGNELWLEMKRTGVLDKTALVFGQMGELPGARLRVGLTGLTMAEYFRDKEKKDVLLFIDNIFRFVQAGAEVSTLLGRLPSAVGYQPTLATEMGEFQERITNTINGSITSIQAVYVPADDITDPAPAAVFAHLDASTVLSRKLVELGLYPAIDPLQSSSKGLQPDIVGEKHYRVARNIQEILQRYKELQDIIAILGMEELSPEDKLIVNRAKKIQKFLTQPLFVAEFASGLPGRYVPVEVAIDDFAKIIDGKCDDWPEQAFYMVGDLKEAKEKADRLKAEVQ; this comes from the coding sequence ATGTCAAATTCAAAATCCCAAACTCATCAAGGTACTGTTTTGCGTGTAAGTGGAACTATCATTGATGTACAATTCGATCACGAACATACGCCAAACATTCACAATGAGCTCATTATAAATTTCCCAAAACATAATCGTCAAGCCAGCATTGAAGTTGAACAACAATTAGGTGACGGCATCGTCCGTTGCATTGCAATTGAAAATATTCATAACATCTCTCGTGGAATGGAAGTTATCGACACCGGACACCCAATCGAAGTTCCGGTCGGCAATCAAGTACTGGGGCGTATTTTTAATGTTCTAGGCAAAACAATTGATGACAAACCACCACTGAAAACCGATAAAAAATGGTCTATCTATCGCGAGACTCCCGCACTTATAGAGCAAAAAATCTCTGATCAAGTGCAAGAAACCGGCATTAAAGTTATTGATATCATGGTGCCCTATGTTAAAGGTTTCAAAATTGGTCTTTTTGGTGGCGCCGGTGTGGGAAAAACAATTTTAGTGCAAGAGTTCATTCGTAACATTGCAACTGAACATGGTGGCGTTTCAGTATTCACCGGGATTGGTGAACGAACCCGTGAAGGGAACGAACTGTGGTTGGAAATGAAGCGGACCGGCGTACTGGACAAAACAGCATTAGTCTTTGGCCAAATGGGTGAACTGCCCGGCGCACGTTTACGCGTTGGATTAACCGGTTTGACCATGGCTGAATATTTTCGTGATAAAGAAAAAAAAGATGTACTTTTATTCATCGACAACATCTTTAGATTTGTACAAGCCGGCGCAGAAGTTTCCACCCTGCTTGGCCGTTTACCATCCGCTGTTGGTTATCAACCAACATTAGCGACCGAAATGGGTGAATTTCAAGAACGTATTACCAACACAATAAACGGTTCAATAACATCAATCCAAGCGGTATATGTTCCTGCTGATGACATTACCGACCCGGCCCCTGCAGCTGTTTTTGCACATTTAGATGCAAGCACGGTTTTATCTCGTAAGTTGGTAGAACTTGGCCTGTATCCTGCAATTGACCCATTACAATCAAGCTCTAAAGGACTGCAACCTGACATTGTTGGAGAAAAACATTATCGCGTTGCACGCAACATTCAAGAGATCTTACAGCGATACAAAGAGCTCCAAGATATCATTGCTATCCTGGGTATGGAAGAATTATCACCGGAAGATAAATTAATTGTTAATCGCGCAAAAAAAATTCAGAAGTTTTTAACACAACCATTATTTGTTGCTGAATTTGCAAGTGGTCTGCCCGGACGATATGTTCCGGTTGAAGTTGCAATAGATGATTTTGCAAAGATTATTGATGGCAAATGTGATGACTGGCCTGAGCAAGCATTTTATATGGTTGGAGATTTAAAAGAAGCAAAAGAAAAAGCGGATAGACTCAAAGCTGAGGTTCAATAA
- a CDS encoding phosphatidate cytidylyltransferase: MHNKFKNLAKRTITGIILGALFWISFIYLPPWCFSIVIIAILAQIIAFEWTRLFDPKTALFWFVMPFYPILPFLLILWMNHSCYRPLLFILFILVSAHDTGSYLIGNLFGKRHIASMISPGKTWEGFFGGYLFACGGLWLALWELGDAKPLWFIMLFTFIVCLTSLIGDLFESWLKRRAHVKNSGSILPGHGGFLDRFDGIMFTVFFFYLFRDWLLAYFPSITC, translated from the coding sequence ATGCACAACAAATTCAAAAATCTCGCAAAGAGAACTATTACGGGCATTATACTCGGTGCACTGTTTTGGATTTCATTTATTTATCTACCTCCTTGGTGCTTCTCAATTGTTATCATAGCAATACTCGCACAAATCATTGCATTTGAATGGACTCGATTATTTGATCCAAAAACAGCACTGTTTTGGTTCGTGATGCCTTTTTATCCTATACTACCCTTTTTATTAATTTTATGGATGAATCATTCATGCTATCGTCCACTACTCTTTATTTTATTCATTTTAGTATCAGCACATGACACCGGCTCATACTTAATTGGAAATCTATTTGGCAAACGTCACATTGCAAGCATGATCAGTCCGGGAAAAACATGGGAAGGTTTTTTCGGCGGCTATCTTTTTGCATGCGGAGGCTTATGGCTAGCGTTGTGGGAACTTGGTGATGCAAAACCATTATGGTTTATCATGCTTTTCACCTTTATTGTATGCTTAACTTCACTTATTGGTGATCTATTTGAATCATGGCTCAAACGACGCGCACATGTAAAAAATTCAGGATCTATTTTACCGGGACATGGTGGTTTTTTAGACCGCTTTGACGGCATCATGTTTACCGTATTTTTCTTTTATCTTTTTCGCGATTGGTTATTGGCTTATTTTCCAAGTATCACCTGTTAA
- a CDS encoding DUF5674 family protein, with protein MNLFPDHYGTDEFIVFDSMINLRPSAGNRSRNVEDPVIQEKIKKIVANLKPVYGFFRLGNKIG; from the coding sequence ATTAATTTATTTCCAGATCATTATGGAACTGACGAGTTTATTGTATTCGATTCTATGATTAATTTAAGACCATCTGCTGGCAATAGAAGTAGAAATGTTGAAGATCCTGTAATACAAGAAAAAATAAAAAAAATTGTAGCAAATCTAAAGCCCGTTTACGGATTTTTTAGGTTAGGAAATAAGATTGGGTAA